The region GGCCTATTACGAGAGCTTCGGCGCGGATTGGGAAAAGCAGGCGATGATCCGCGCCTCCCTCTGCGCCGGAGACGCGGGCCTCTGCGCGGAATTCCTTCGCCGCATCCACCCCTTCGTCTACCCCAAGCTGCGCGACTTCGGCTTCCTCAAGCGCCTGGGCGAGATGAAAGCGAAGATCCACGACTCGATCCGCAAGCGGACCCAACAGACCTTCCACCTGAAGCTCGGCGAGGGCGGCATCCGCGAGGTCGAGTTCTTCGTGCAATCCCTGCAGCTGCTGTTCGGCGGCCAAGACCCCGCGCTGCAAGTGCCCAACACCCTCGAGGCCCTGCCCAGGCTCCGCGAGGCGGGGCTGATCGAGGCCGGCGAGGAAGACGCCCTGCGCCGAGCCTACGTCTTCCTGCGCACGATGGAGCACCGCCTCCAGCTGCCCGAGGAGCAACAGGCGCACCAGCTCCCGGACTCGCCTGAAGAACTCGCCGGCCTGGCGCGACGCATGGGCTATGCCGAGGCCGACCCGCGAGCCGCCGTCGACCACATGCTGAGCGAGCTCGAGACCCATCGCCACGTCGTGCAGACCATCTTCCGGGGCCTGCTGGCCGACCGCTTCGAGGTGGCGGAAGGATGAATCCGCAAGTCCAATATCATTACGAGGAATTGCGGCGCCGCCTCGGCGCCGAGGGCGACTTGGAGGACAACCTCTCGGTATTGCGGACCTACAAGCGCGAGGTCGCGCGTCGGATCGAGGCCGACCTGGTCTCGGGCCGGGAGCCGCTGGAGCGGGCGATGGCCGCCCTCACCCACCTGGCCGACGCGACCCTCATCGCCACCTACGACCTGGCCCGCGAGGAGCTTTCGCACCAGTACGGCCTGCCGCGCTGCAAGGACAACGACGGGAATTTCACGACCAGCGAGTTCGCCATCATCGGCATGGGCAAGCTGGGCGGCCTCGAGCTGCACCTGAACAGCGATCTCGACCTGATCTTCGTCTACAGCCGCAACGGCGAGACCCAGGGCCGCAAGCCGATCAGCAACCGCGAGTACTTCGCCAAGCTCGCCCAGCGCATCATCAGCTATTTGAGCCTGGTTACGCGGGACGGCTTCGCCTACAAGGTCGACACCGAGCTGAGACCTTCCGGGAACGCCGGCACCCTCGTTACCTCGCTGGACGCCTGGATCACCTATTACCACGAGCACGCGGCCGAATGGGAGCGCCAGGCCCTGCTCAAGGCCCGGCTCATCTTCGCGGGCCCCGGCTTCGCCAAGGACTTTCACGGCCTGTTCCGGCGGCTGGTTTTCCTGAAGCCCTTTCCGGAAAACCTCGCGGAAGAGGTGCACCGCCTGCGGATGCGCATCGAGAAGGAGCTCGCCAAGGAGGGCGAACGGCGGCTGCACTACAAGAAGGGCTACGGAGGCTTGGTGGACATCGAGTTCGCCGTGCAATATCTCCAGCTCAAGCTGGGCAAGGTCTTCGACACGATCTTAAGCCCCAACACGCAGGAGGCCCTGGGGCGCCTCGAGCAACGCGGCATCCTGCCCAAGGCGGACGCCGAGGCGCTGAGAAGCGCCTACGTCTTCTACCGGATGCTGGAAATTTACCTTGAAGCCGAGTTCGATTTAAAGGAAGGCTATCTCGATCCCGGGCATGAATGCATGGCGGAATTGGCCGTGCGAATGTCCTTCGCCTCGCCGGAAGAGCTGCTGCGGGCCTTCTCCGAGCATCGCCGGCGCGTGCGGGAGATCTACCTCAAAACCCTCAAGATCCAGGAAAGCTGAACGTGCTCCACCAAATCGCCGAAAAATTTCTGAAGAACCGCGACAAGATCGAGGCCTTCTTCGCCGAAAAAACTCAGGGGCTCGTCCCTCCGCTCTATCTCAGCTGCGACATCCGCAACTCCGGCTACAAGATCGGGGTGGTCGACACCAATTTATTTCCCGCGGGCTTCAACAACCTCTGCAATTCCTACAGCCGACTGACCGGCTTCGCCCTCAAGGCTTATTTCGAGACCTACCTCCCCGAGGTCCGAAATGTCCTGGTGCTCGCCGAGGAGCACACGCGCAACCGCTTCTACCTCGAGAACGTCCTGCGCCTGCTCGGCCTGCTCGAGGAGGCCGGGATCCAGGCCCGCGCCGTCTACGCCGGCGAGGAGATCTCCGAACCGAGCTTCGAGGCGGACCTGGGGCAAGGCAAGGTCCTGCGCATGGAGCGCCTGCAAGTCCGCGAGGGTCGGCCCTATGCGGGCGACTTCGCCGGCGATTGGATCCTCTCGAACAACGATTTTTCGCAGGGCCTACCCCAGGCCTTGGCTGGACTTGAGGCGAGGATCTCGCCGCCGCCCGGGTTGGGCTGGCATAAGCGACGAAAAAGCGGGCACTTTTCGCGCTTGCAAGAGGTGATTCAGGACTTCGCCGCGCGCCTCGAGATCGACCCCTGGTTGCTCAATTGTGAGTTCGCCACCGTCGACGAGGTGGAGCTCGGCGAGGAGAGCGGAGTCCGGCGCCTGGCCGACGGG is a window of Deltaproteobacteria bacterium PRO3 DNA encoding:
- the gshA gene encoding glutamate--cysteine ligase produces the protein MHGGIGRANVLRLAGRAAAGLLRASPARAGDLPQNPQDPGKLNVLHQIAEKFLKNRDKIEAFFAEKTQGLVPPLYLSCDIRNSGYKIGVVDTNLFPAGFNNLCNSYSRLTGFALKAYFETYLPEVRNVLVLAEEHTRNRFYLENVLRLLGLLEEAGIQARAVYAGEEISEPSFEADLGQGKVLRMERLQVREGRPYAGDFAGDWILSNNDFSQGLPQALAGLEARISPPPGLGWHKRRKSGHFSRLQEVIQDFAARLEIDPWLLNCEFATVDEVELGEESGVRRLADGVDRVLEKVEAQYRRYGIEGPAYAFVKNNAGTYGMGLMEVMSSRDILNMNRRDRNKLLSAKGGKKGDSFLVQEGIPTADFYSGYPIEPVIYMVGFQVVGGFFRMNAQRDAFASLNARGMEFACLCLHKLDEPHEGAFLNCAEKGNLVSLASVMARIAALAAAEEMREL